The Athalia rosae chromosome 7, iyAthRosa1.1, whole genome shotgun sequence genome window below encodes:
- the LOC105683234 gene encoding sodium leak channel NALCN isoform X7 produces MSLYGLLGVQFFGELKNHCVLNTTDSNHITINSLAIPDTFCSTDPESGYQCPEGMKCMKLELSRYIMGFNGFDEFATSIFTVYQAASQEGWVFIMYRAIDSLPGWRAAFYFSTMIFFLAWLVKNVFIAVITETFNEIRVQFQQMWGVRGHISGSSASQILTGDDNGWKLVTLDENKHAGLASPSCHAVLRSPQFRTVVMFAILANGITTATMNFKHDERPRHTYYHYYYYAEVSVIVFTILLDLETLFKIWCLGFRGYYKHSIHKFELLLAVGTTLHVIPLFYLSGFTYFQVLRVFRLIKASPMLEDFVYKIFGPGKKLGSLIIFTMCLLVISSSISMQLFCYLCDFTKFESFPEAFMSMFQILTQEAWVEVMDETMLRTHETMAPFVAVYFILYHLFVTLIVLSLFVAVILDNLELDEDIKKLKQLKFREQSAEIKETLPFRLRIFERFPDSPQMTCLHKVPSDFNLPKVRESFMRQFIFEVEDDENEGVKKVNETFDSKMVYRKQRPVKILNNPPKVRNIVTNLRKAAITYIINDSNNQRLMLGDSAMIPVPGKSLLKPQGTVSSAKQLRIDQKKSIRRSVRSGSIKLKQTYEHLMENGDIGAINRVSSSRSRPHDLDIKLLQAKRQQAEMRRNQREDDLRENHPFFDTPLFAVPRESKFRKICQLLVYARYDARLKDPLTGKERKVQYKSLHNFLGLVTYLDWVMICATTLSCISMMFETPKYRVMEFPALQIAEYGFVIFMSLELALKILADGLFFTPKAYIKDVASVLDVFIYVVSLVFLCWMPKSIAPNSGAQLLMILRCVRPLRIFTLVPHMRKVVYELCRGFKEILLVSTLLILLMFVFASYGVQLYGGRLARCNDPTILRREDCVGVFMRRVFVTKMKLQPGENESYPSILVPRVWANPRRFNFDHIGDALLALFEVLSFKGWLDVRDVLIKALGPVHAIYIHIYIFLGCMIGLTLFVGVVIANYSENKGTALLTVDQRRWCDLKKRLKIAQPLHLPPRPDGKKFRAFIYDITQNIYFKRFIAVMVLINSGLLCVSWRSEEEHTEALATVSTILTLVFLVEVVMKNIAFTPRGYWQSRRNRYDLLVTVVGVIWIIIHWMIKNDLSYFIGFMVVILRFFTITGKHTTLKMLMLTVGVSVCKSFFIIFGMFLLVFFYALAGTIIFGTVKYGEGIGRRANFESPVTGVAMLFRIVTGEDWNKIMHDCMIQPPYCTPAANYWETDCGNFHASLIYFCTFYVIITYIVLNLLVAIIMENFSLFYSNEEDALLSYADIRNFQNTWNVVDIHQRGVIPVRRVKFILRLLKGRLETDPQKDRLLFKYMCYELERLHNGEDVTFHDVINMLSYRSVDIRKALQLEELLAREEFEYIIEEEVAKQTIRTWLEGCLKKIRAVGKQQNSLIAGLRATNDALMSLQDHVEEKTKENSVDRDADEVEQKDGEGLRHRTKKPVVLPRSDSIGSGSGRKYLAPTLSDPATVRTDKEKIAAAKKRNNRPPPVVKNNLPHVTEGAEQNRQPKDVQNNKAAMPKFSSIMVEVRDWWHEQVAYNTQSSDEEY; encoded by the exons atgTCTCTTTACGGATTACTGGGAGTTCAATTTTttggagaattgaaaaatcattgtgTTCTTAATACAACTGATTCAAACCACATAACGATAAACAGTTTAGCTATACCAGATACATTCTGCTCTACTGATCCGGAATCTGGATATCAATGTCCTGAAGGAATGAAATGCATGAAATTAGAGCTGTCAAGGTACATTATGGGCTTCAACGGCTTTGACGAGTTTG CCACCAGTATATTCACCGTCTATCAAGCGGCATCGCAAGAAGGATGGGTTTTTATCATGTACCGAGCTATTGATAGTTTACCTGGATGGAGAGCAGCCTTTTACTTCAGTACAATGATCTTTTTCTTGGCTTGGCTTGTTAAGAATGTTTTCATTGCCGTTATTACggaaacattcaatgaaataagagTCCAATTTCAACAAATGTGGGGCGTTCGAGGTCATATCAGCGGAAGTTCCGCTTCTCAG ATCCTAACCGGCGATGACAATGGCTGGAAACTTGTGACTTTGGATGAGAATAAGCACGCTGGCCTGGCATCGCCTTCCTGTCACGCAGTTTTACGGTCCCCACAATTTCGAACTGTTGTCATGTTTGCCATTCTTGCCAACGGAATTACCACGGCAACTATGAATTTTAAACACGATGAAAGACCAAGACATACATACTACCATTACTACTATTATGCCGAGGTCAGTGTG ATCGTTTTTACGATACTTCTGGACCTCGAAACACTTTTCAAAATCTGGTGCCTGGGATTCCGAGGGTACTACAAACATTCTATTCATaaattcgaattattattagcaGTTGGTACAACTCTTCATGTCATCCCGCTATTTTACCTCTCCGGATTTACATACTTTCAG GTACTAAGAGTATTCAGGCTAATCAAAGCCTCTCCAATGCTGGAAGACTTTGTGTACAAAATATTCGGacctggaaaaaaattgggcaGCCTCATCATTTTCACTATGTGCTTGTTGGTCATATCTTCTAGTATTTCCATGCAGTTGTTTTGTTATCTCTGCGATTTCACGAAATTTGAAAGCTTCCCTGAG GCATTTATGTCCATGTTCCAAATATTAACACAAGAAGCATGGGTAGAAGTTATGGATGAGACGATGCTCAGGACTCATGAAACTATGGCCCCATTTGTTGCAGTTTATTTCATCCTATATCATTTATTTGTAACTCTG ATCGTGTTGAGCTTGTTCGTCGCTGTAATCTTGGATAATTTGGAGCTCGACGAGGATATAAAAAAGCTGAAGCAGCTCAAGTTTCGTGAACAAAGTGCTGAGATAAAGGAAACTCTACCATTCAGGCTACGAATTTTTGAACGATTTCCAGACAGTCCACAAATGACTTGTCTGCATAAAGTACCCTCAGATTTCAATCTCCCAAAG GTCAGGGAAAGTTTCATGAGGCAATTTATATTTGAAGTTGAAGACGACGAGAATGAGGGAGTTAAAAAAGTGAACGAAacattcgattcgaaaatggTATATCGGAAACAGAGGCCTGTAAAAATTCTTAACAATCCGCCGAAAGTACGGAACATAGTGACCAATCTGAGAAAGGCTGCGATTACCTATATCATCAA TGATTCTAATAATCAACGATTGATGCTGGGAGATTCAGCAATGATTCCAGTGCCTGGAAAAAGTCTCCTTAAACCGCAAGGCACCGTTAGTAGTGCAAAACAATTAAGAATAGACCAAAAAAA ATCAATTCGAAGGAGTGTACGAAGTGgatcaataaaattgaaacaaacgtATGAGCATCTGATGGAAAATGGCGATATAGGAGCTATAAATAGAGTCAGCTCTTCCAGAAGCAGACCTCATGATCTGGATATCAAATTATTACAGGCAAAAAGACAGCAGGCGGAAATGAGAAG AAACCAACGGGAAGATGATCTCAGAGAAAATCATCCGTTTTTTGATACACCGTTGTTTGCCGTACCCCGTGAAagcaaatttcgaaagatttgtCAGCTATTGGTTTATGCCCGGTACGATGCACGTTTGAAGGATCCTCTCAccggaaaggaaagaaaagttcaatACAAAAGTTTGCA TAATTTCCTTGGCCTCGTAACCTACCTGGATTGGGTTATGATATGCGCGACTACTTTATCCTGCATTTCAATGATGTTTGAAACACCCAAGTATCGTGTAATGGAATTTCCAGCACTCCAAATCGCAGAATATGGCTTTGTTATATTCATGAGTCTCGAACTTGCCCTAAAAATTTTAGCCGATgggttattttttactccaaaagCTTATATCAAAGATGTGGCTTCTGTCCTCGATGTATTCATTTATGTG gTGAGCTTGGTATTTCTCTGCTGGATGCCAAAAAGCATTGCTCCGAATTCTGGGGCGCAATTATTAATGATATTACGCTGTGTCAGACCTCTGAGAATATTTACACTCGTCCCCCACATGAGAAAAGTTGTCTACGAATTGTGTCGAGGTTTCAAGGAAATCTTGTTG GTATCAACTCTCCTCATTCTGTTGATGTTCGTCTTTGCAAGTTACGGTGTCCAATTATACGGTGGGCGTTTGGCCCGCTGTAACGATCCCACAATTTTGAGGAGGGAAGACTGCGTTGGAGTTTTCATGAGACGAGTTTTTGTTACCAAAATGAAACTGCAGCCAGGGGAAAACGAGAGTTATCCTTCGATATTGGTACCCCGTGTTTG GGCCAATCCCAGAAGGTTCAATTTCGACCATATCGGGGACGCGCTGCTCGCATTATTTGAAGTTCTCTCCTTCAAAGGTTGGCTCGACGTTCGTGACGTTCTCATCAAGGCGCTTGGACCT GTTCACGcaatttatatacacatatatatatttctcggaTGTATGATAGGACTTACTTTGTTCGTTGGCGTTGTTATTGCGAATTACTCTGAGAACAAAGGGACAGCATTGTTGACGGTTGACCAACGACGATG GTGCGATCTGAAAAAGAGATTGAAAATAGCCCAACCATTGCACCTCCCTCCTAGGCcggacggaaaaaaattcagagctTTCATTTACGACATTAcccaaaatatttatttcaaaagattCATTGCGGTAATGGTACTCATCAATAGTGGATTGCTTTGTGTATCC TGGCGGAGTGAGGAAGAACACACAGAGGCGTTGGCGACGGTTTCGACAATCTTGACGTTAGTATTTCTGGTCGAAGtcgtgatgaaaaatatagcTTTTACTCCACGTGGTTACTGGCAGTCCAGGAGAAACAGATATGATTTACTCGTCACAGTTGTCGGAGTGATttggattattattcattGGATGATAAAG AACGATTTGTCCTACTTCATTGGATTCATGGTTGTCATCTTGAGGTTTTTCACCATCACTGGAAAGCATACGACCCTAAAGATGCTCATGTTGACCGTCGGCGTATCTGTttgcaaaagttttttcattattttcggaATGTTTCTATTAGTATTTTTTTACGCACTCGCAGGTACTATCATTTTTGGAACTGTAAAGTACGGCGAGGGAATTGGAAG ACGCGCGAATTTCGAGTCCCCGGTAACCGGAGTTGCTATGCTCTTCAGAATCGTTACGGGAGAAGATTGGAATAAGATAATGCACGATTGTATGATTCAACCACCGTATTGTACACCAGCTGCTAATTACTGGGAAACTGATTGCGGCAATTTTCACGCCTCGTTAATTTACTTTTGCACATTTTACGTTATTATTACGTACATAGTTCTTAATTTGCTAGTGG CTATCATCATGGAGAacttttcattgttttattcgaATGAAGAGGATGCGTTGTTATCCTATGCAGAcataagaaattttcaaaacacgTGGAACGTGGTGGACATACATCAGAGGGGTGTTATTCCAGTCAGACGG GTGAAATTCATCCTCCGCCTACTGAAAGGCAGATTGGAAACAGATCCACAAAAGGACAgacttttattcaaatatatgtgTTATGAATTGGAGAGATTACACAACGGAGAAGATGTCACTTTTCACGACGTAATAAA TATGCTGTCCTACCGGTCGGTAGATATTAGGAAGGCTCTGCAATTGGAAGAATTATTGGCAcgagaagaattcgaatacatTATAGAAGAGGAAGTCGCGAAGCAAACAATTCGTACGTGGCTGGAAggctgtttgaaaaaaattagagccGTTGGG AAACAACAGAACAGCTTAATCGCTGGTTTGAGGGCGACAAATGATGCACTCATGTCGTTGCAAGACCACGTTGAAGAAAAGACTAAAGAAAATAGCGTAGACAGAGATGCGGATGAAGTGGAACAAAAG GATGGGGAGGGCCTCAGGCATAGGACCAAGAAGCCCGTTGTCCTTCCGAGATCTGACAGTATCGGTAGTGGTTCTGGCAGAAAATATCTCGCCCCGACGTTGTCTGATCCAGCAACAGTTAGGactgataaagaaaaaatcgctGCGGCCAAAAAGAGGAACAACAGACCTCCCC CcgtagtgaaaaataatttaccacATGTTACCGAGGGAGCAGAACAAAATAGGCAACCGAAGGATGTTCAGAATAATAAAGCTGCCATGCCTAAATTTTCTAGCATAATGGTAGAGGTAAGAGACTGGTGGCACGAACAGGTTGCTTATAATACACAGTCAAGCGATGAAGAATATTGA